The sequence GACTCCCTGGGGGCGACCCTCTTCGAGAGGGTATACGAGGAGCTGATGAATATCGTCTTCGGCGAAAACGGTCTGGGAGTGGACGTGGTCAAGTACGCCCTTACCGAGACCGGGATATTCAACGACTTTTACGGCTTCTTCGACGAGGTGCTCCTCAAGAAAAAGTCGGCCTGGTTCGGAGACATGGAGAGGGACGATATATATAAATTGGCGATCGAGAGGGGCCTCAAGAAGAAGGCGGTCCGCTACGGGAAGGTACACTCCATCATGATGACAAACCTCTTCTTTGCCGGAAAGCTCCCGAAGTTCCTCGGGTTCGACCAAGGCCCCTTCGAGCTGATCGGAAACCGCGCCACCATTCCCCAGGGGCAGATATTCAGGGAGGCGGGAAGGGACACCACCTTCATGCCATCCTACAGGATGGTCTGCGACATGGCGGAGGACACGCTCCACACGAACTACCCCGGTGGTGCCTCGGACAGGAGGTTCTCGAAGTATTACAAATCGGATGTCGAGGCCTATTTTACGGGTAAATACAAGGTTTTGAAATTTGATCGTTAGAAGGAGACCGAGCCCGGGCGCTATTTGTGGTAAAAAGCAAATTTGGGATTCACGGGGATGATATTCAACAAAAAGAGGATAACCGTTACAGTAAAGCCGTACGGACTGGTGAAAAACTACGTGGAGGGGGGGACCTTCGAACTCAAGGAGGGGGCAAGGCTCAAGAAGCTTTTGAGAAAATCCGGGGCGGCGGGCCTTTCCTTCCCCCTGATCTTGATGATCAACGGCGAGAGGGTAAATCCCTCCCACAGCTTAAGCGACGGAGACGAGGTGAAGCTCCTGAATGTGGTGGGTGGGGGCTAATTTATCGACACAATAAGATTATTTAATTCATTTAGAAGGAAATAGCAGATGTTTGACAGAGAGTTGAAGAGTCTGGGGATTCCGGCAAAGGTCCTTATAACCTTCTTTCTCTTGGTTATCGGGACCGGGTATCTTTCCGCGGTCTACGCCATATACGAGACCCACAGGCTCGCCGACGGAAAGGAGCCGCTGACGATGGGCGACATCGTTCTAACCTACTACGGCGACAGGGAGACAACCCTCCTCGGCTCCAAGAGCCTGGGAACGATGAAGACCTATTACGAATCGGATGATGACATCGACAAGGTCTTAAACTGGATAAAGTCGGGGGCGGACAGGATCGCCTACGAGAAAACAGTGGCCCCGATATTTACAAAGAGCTGCGTCTCTTGCCACTCGTCGAGGGGAAGCGAGAGCGGCTCCCCGCTGACGACTTTCGAGGAGGTGGTGAAATACGCGGAGGTCAATAAGGGGGTCGCCTTTGCGCGCCTCTCCACCCTCTCCCACACCCATCTGATCACCCACAGCCTGATGTTCTTCCTTCTCTCTTTGATTTTCCTGATGAGCTCGGTAAAGGACAGGTGGAAGACTCTCCTCTTCATCTTATCTTTCGGGGCGATCTTCTGCGATGTCGCCTGCTGGTGGCTCTCGAAGCTGTCTCCCGTTTTCTCCTACGGAACGGTGATCTTCGGCTCTGTCCTGGGGATAACCTTTCTCTTTTACTTCTTCAGGCCCCTTTACGAGATGTGGCTGAAAAAGAAATAACATACTATCGTTAAACCGGCCCTTCGCTGATTCGAGGGGCCTTTTTTATTTCGAGGGGAATTTTATTAATCGCCCAGGCGGCGAATGAGTATTTTTGCCGAATGGGGGGGTCAGCAGGCGAATTGAAATGACTTGAATTGCCCCCGCTCATCTGGCATAATCGGAAGTGAAATTAAACCTTTTTTTGCGTCTCTTCCACTGCCTTGACACTATCTATCAAAAGCAAGATACTGAGCTCGTTTTTCTGGGTGGGAATAAGCACGTTTCTGTCGAGGGCGTCCACCATCCTCGCAACGCTGATCCTTGCGGGACTGCTCGTCCCGGACGACTTCGGGGTCGTAGCCGTAGCAAACGTAATAACCGCAAGCCTGGGGCTTTTTCGCGACCTCGGGATGAACCAGGCCCTGATATATCAGAAGGAGCATATCGAAGAGGCCGCGGACACCTCCATGATCCTGAGCGTCTCGGTAAGCGTGATCCTATTTCTAATTGGGTATTTCCTGGCCGGACCCGCCGCCCTCTTCTTTAAAAACCCGGCGGTGAAGGACGTTGTTCAGGTGCTCTCCTTTACTCTTGTCATCTCCTCATTCTCTTCCATACCATCATCGCTCTTGGAAAAGGAGATGGACTTCAGGAAGAGGGCGCTTCCGGAGGTAGCCTCCTTTTTCACCTACTTCGCAGTATCGTTGATCCTGGCCCTCAACGGCTTCGCCTACTGGAGCATAGTCTTAGGCTACACGGCGCTCTCCATCGTGAACCTGATCGTCGTCTTTATCGTGTCGCCCTGGCACCCCACCCTCAAACTTCACCGACACATGGTCTCCGAGATGTTCGGCTTCGGGAAATACGTCATGTCGAACACCGTCATAGTCTTCATCCTGAAAAACATCGACGATTTCTCCCTCGGAAGAATTATGGGGACGGTCTCCCTCGGCTTCTACTCACTGGCCTACAGGATAGCCAACGTCCCCGCCACCCAGATAACCCACATGGTCTCAAAGGTCGTATTTCCCGCCATGATGCAGATGAGCGAAGACTCCCAAAGAGTAAAGGATTTTCACCTGAAGACGTTCTACTACCTGAGCATAGTGAATATTCCGCTGGCGATCGGGATAATATGTTTCGCGCCCCCGTTCTTTCACATTTTTTACGGGACGAAATGGGACGCCGCAATCATCCCCACCCAGATATTGGCGATATACGGCCTGACGAGGGGACTTTTCTCCTCGACTACGTCGGTCTTTATGACCTTGGGCAGGATAAGAGAGATCTTCCTGTTTCAGCTGTGTCATCTTATATTGCTGGCCGTCCTGATCTATCCGGTCATTACCCTTTATAAAATCGTGGGACTCTCTATCCTCCTCTCTCTTTTAAATATCGCCAATGCCGTCGTTATAATTATGAGGATGGAAAATTTCCTCGGCGGAGTCACGGTAAGCTCCCTGAAGCACCTCATCTACCCATCCGTCATATCAATCATCGCCATAGTAGTCCCATTCAAGGCATGGACCGTGCTCGTGGGCGATCTAAACGTATTTTCATTTTTCATTCTCATCGGCCTCTCCGGCCTGATCTACACGATCGCTGTCTTCAAGAGGGACGCCGAGCTCATCGACCTGATCAGGAACTCCCTGAAGGGGACTATAGGAAATGGGTAGAACCTGGAGTCTGTGTTTGTAGATATTTGAAATTTGACATATAAGGCCCCGTTATCTATACTTGATTGAGGGAGTCCCTTTTATAAGTTGCCCTGATATACTTACTATTTCTCAAGACCTGATCCGGGAACAAACGACATGAAAGAGTTTCTTAAATCGTTCACCAAAATAGCCAAGAAGACGGGCGATTTTCTGTCGAAGATCGGCGCCTGGATCGAGAAGATGACGGACATCAATCCGGAGCTGATGAAGGATTTTCTTATCACCCTTATCATCATCCTCTTTCTCTACTTTCTTCGCAAGGTGGTCTTGAGAATAGCCTTTAGGAGGATAAAGGACGTCCGCATCCAATATCAGTGGCGCAAGGTCTCCACCTACGTCTCCGTGCTCTTCGGGATAATATTGATAGGCAGGGTGTGGTTCGAGGCGTTCCAGTCCCTGGCGACCTTTCTGGGTCTCCTCTCCGCCGGACTTGCCATCGCCCTAAGAGACCCGGTCGCCAACTTCGGCGGCTGGATCTTCATCCTATGGCGGCGTCCCTTCGAGGCGGGGGATAGAATACAGATTGGGGATTTCGCCGGAGATGTAATTGACATCAGGATATTCCAGTTCACGCTTATGGAGATAGGAAACTGGGTCGACGCCGACCAGAGCACCGGCAGGGTTATCCACATCCCGAACGGCAAGGTGTTCACCGAGATGCTGGCGAACTACAGCAAGGGATTCCAGTATATCTGGAACGAGATGCCCGTCCTGATCACATTTGAGAGCAACTGGCGGAGGGCGAAGGAGATACTGCTTGCTATCGCCAACAAGGAGGCGGAGTTTCTGACCCAATCGGCCGAGAGGAGGATCAAGAGGGCCGCGAAAAAGTTCCTCCTCTTTTACTCGATACTGACCCCGATAGTCTATACCAGCGTTAAGGAGTGCGGAGTGCTTTTGACGATACGCTACCTCTGCGAGCCGAGAAAGCGACGCAGCACCGAACACGAAATCTGGGAGGACATCCTCGTGGAGTTTGCCAAGTGCGAGGATATAGACTTCGCCTACCCGACACAGCGGTTCTACAGCAACATACACGAAGGTAAGCCCTTGACGAGACCGCCGGATTTGGGGAAAAAGTAGTAGGGCTGTCTCTCTGCAGAGGCGGCGGGGAACTATGCTGTCATTCCCGACCTGATCGGGAATCCAGTGAATATCAAGACTGGATTCCCGTTTTCACGGGAATGACAGATATATGGATTCCCGTTTCTCAAGGGAATGATAACTTATTGTTTCTTCGCTGTCCCCTACCCCACTGACAAGCTGGAGCTTGCCTGTGGAACCCGGCCGTTTTTTTATCGTATTAACCCGATTGCTTCGTCGCTAAAGCTCCTCGCAATGACAATGAAAATATATTTTGTCATTCCATGCAAACAACTTCGCATACTGTCATTCCAAGCACAATCAGGAATTAGACTGTCATTCCCGACTTGATCGGGCACTATACCGTCATTCCCGACCAGATCGGGCACTATACCGTCATTCCCGACTCGATCGTGAATCCAGTAGATATTAAGTCTGGATTCCCGCTTCCCAAGGGAATGACACTTTATCCCTCTTCCGCCAAACCATCTATTAAACCTCTTCCAACTTTGACGTATATAGAGCATAAACAAATATGCCACGCGGCACATCGCCATGTGGCATATGAAAATTTAGTAACAGCCCTTCCTTCCCATCCCTTCCCTACTCTCTCACATCTTCAATTCCCCGGCAGGATCCCGACAACCTACAGCCCCAGGTCCTCCTTGAGGAACTTGCTCCCCTCCTCCGGCAGCACGATGTCGCCCCCCTCCTTCGGCAGGAAGTCCGGCTTGAAGCACTCTATTACGGTCTCGTAGGAGTTGCCAGTCGCTATTCCGCCGGTTTCCGGATCGACGCGGGCAAAGACGACCCCCTCCGGTATCGGAAATACTTTGACCGGCATATCCTTTACGGCCTCCTTCATGTAGTAGAGCCAGATGGGTGCCGCGGCCTTCGCCCCGGTCTCGTACCTTCCGAGGGTCTTCTCGTCGTCAAAGCCCACCCAGACACTTGTGGTAAGCTGGGGGATGAATCCCATAAACCAGGCATCGATATAATCGTTGGTGGTTCCGGTTTTGCCCGCCGTGGGTCTCCCCAGGGCCTTGACCCTGGTCCCCGTTCCGGACTGGACGACGCTCTCCATAAGGCTCGTTATGATGTAGGCGGTCTCCGGACTGATGACCGGCTCCGATTTTGGGAGGTTCTCCTCGATGACGTTTCCGTCACGGTCTACGACCTTGGTTACGAATATAGGTATCGGCCTGTTTCCGCCGTTATTGAACACCGAGAAGGCGTTTGTCATCTCCATGGGCGAGACGCCGCTGGCGCCCAGGGCGATGGATGGAACGGCGGCCAGGGGTGAGGTTATCCCCAGCTTCTTTGCGTAATCGACCACGTAATCCGGCCCGATGTCAAATACTATCTTCACCGAGACGACGTTCCTCGAGAGCATCAGTGCGCGCCTTAAGGTCGTGGGGCCGTAAAACTTGCCGTCGTAGTTCTTCGGCTTCCAGACGCCCTTCCTGGAATATTTGTCCTTGTATATTACGGGGGAGTCGTAGATAACTGTTGCGGGGGTGTAGCCCTTGTCCAGGGCCGCGGCGTAGATTATAGGCTTGAAGGACGACCCAGGCTGTCTTCTGGACTGGATGGCGCGGTTAAATTCGCTCCTGTTGAAATCGTAACCGCCCACGAGGACCCTGACATAACCGGTATCCGGCTCCATCGACACAACGGCCCCCTCTACCTGAGGATCCTGGTCGAGGGCGAGGCGATAGGTACCCTTGTCGGAAATCCTCTCGAGGACTTTTACCAGAATGACGTCCCCCTTGGAAAGGGCTGAGGAGGGATTAGAGATACTTACATAGGGCGTTGCGGGATTGAACTTCCTCGCCCAGCTCATGTTTGCCAGGGCGATCGTCCCGCTGTTGTTTCCTAGGTTTACTGACACGACTTTATTGGAGTCATCCACCTTCGTGACGATCCCCCTGTAGGTCAGACCGTCGACAAGGGGCTCCTCGCCGTATTTGTCTTTCAATTTCTCTATATAGTTTTCGGCATCTTCGTCCTGAAGGTTGTCCAGAGCGCCCCGATACCCCTGTCTCTTGTCCAGCTCTTTCAGTCCCTTCTTCAACCCCTCCCTCGCGTATCCCTGCATATCAGCGTCTACAGTAGTGTATACGGAAAGCCCCTCCCTGTAGAGGGCGGTGGAACCGTATTTCTTTTCGATGTAGCGGCGCACGTGCTCTACAAAATAGGGACATTTCTTCCTTGTGGGATTGGAGTACCTCTTAAGCTCAATAGGTGTATTTAGGGTCTCCTCCATTATCTCCTTTGTGATGTACTTCTCGCTCATCATCCTTGAGAGGACGTATCTCTGACGATCCTTTGCGAGCTCCCAGTGGTTGTAAGGCGAAAACCGCTCCGGCGACTTTGTAAGCCCGGCCAGAAGCGTACACTCCGCGAGGTTAAGCTCCTCGACCGGTTTCCCGAAATATGACTCCGAAGCCGCCTCCACGCCGAAGGCCCCATATCCTAGATAAATCTGGTTGAGATAGAGGTAGA is a genomic window of Candidatus Zymogenus saltonus containing:
- a CDS encoding MoaD/ThiS family protein, whose translation is MIFNKKRITVTVKPYGLVKNYVEGGTFELKEGARLKKLLRKSGAAGLSFPLILMINGERVNPSHSLSDGDEVKLLNVVGGG
- a CDS encoding lipopolysaccharide biosynthesis protein; protein product: MTLSIKSKILSSFFWVGISTFLSRASTILATLILAGLLVPDDFGVVAVANVITASLGLFRDLGMNQALIYQKEHIEEAADTSMILSVSVSVILFLIGYFLAGPAALFFKNPAVKDVVQVLSFTLVISSFSSIPSSLLEKEMDFRKRALPEVASFFTYFAVSLILALNGFAYWSIVLGYTALSIVNLIVVFIVSPWHPTLKLHRHMVSEMFGFGKYVMSNTVIVFILKNIDDFSLGRIMGTVSLGFYSLAYRIANVPATQITHMVSKVVFPAMMQMSEDSQRVKDFHLKTFYYLSIVNIPLAIGIICFAPPFFHIFYGTKWDAAIIPTQILAIYGLTRGLFSSTTSVFMTLGRIREIFLFQLCHLILLAVLIYPVITLYKIVGLSILLSLLNIANAVVIIMRMENFLGGVTVSSLKHLIYPSVISIIAIVVPFKAWTVLVGDLNVFSFFILIGLSGLIYTIAVFKRDAELIDLIRNSLKGTIGNG
- a CDS encoding mechanosensitive ion channel, whose product is MKEFLKSFTKIAKKTGDFLSKIGAWIEKMTDINPELMKDFLITLIIILFLYFLRKVVLRIAFRRIKDVRIQYQWRKVSTYVSVLFGIILIGRVWFEAFQSLATFLGLLSAGLAIALRDPVANFGGWIFILWRRPFEAGDRIQIGDFAGDVIDIRIFQFTLMEIGNWVDADQSTGRVIHIPNGKVFTEMLANYSKGFQYIWNEMPVLITFESNWRRAKEILLAIANKEAEFLTQSAERRIKRAAKKFLLFYSILTPIVYTSVKECGVLLTIRYLCEPRKRRSTEHEIWEDILVEFAKCEDIDFAYPTQRFYSNIHEGKPLTRPPDLGKK
- a CDS encoding PBP1A family penicillin-binding protein, with protein sequence MKRRYKTSEESLLMLSETKYQKRRMAIVIFLTITAVFMFLVTTVSLGTYYYFSKDLPSVTALKDFRPSIITKVYAYDGQLIGEYFVERRTVVKYEKIPKMLVLAFVAAEDDDFFEHPGIDISGIIRAFIHNIQAGKVVEGGSTITQQLIKTLLLTPTVDISRKIKEAILAYRIENYLTKEEILYLYLNQIYLGYGAFGVEAASESYFGKPVEELNLAECTLLAGLTKSPERFSPYNHWELAKDRQRYVLSRMMSEKYITKEIMEETLNTPIELKRYSNPTRKKCPYFVEHVRRYIEKKYGSTALYREGLSVYTTVDADMQGYAREGLKKGLKELDKRQGYRGALDNLQDEDAENYIEKLKDKYGEEPLVDGLTYRGIVTKVDDSNKVVSVNLGNNSGTIALANMSWARKFNPATPYVSISNPSSALSKGDVILVKVLERISDKGTYRLALDQDPQVEGAVVSMEPDTGYVRVLVGGYDFNRSEFNRAIQSRRQPGSSFKPIIYAAALDKGYTPATVIYDSPVIYKDKYSRKGVWKPKNYDGKFYGPTTLRRALMLSRNVVSVKIVFDIGPDYVVDYAKKLGITSPLAAVPSIALGASGVSPMEMTNAFSVFNNGGNRPIPIFVTKVVDRDGNVIEENLPKSEPVISPETAYIITSLMESVVQSGTGTRVKALGRPTAGKTGTTNDYIDAWFMGFIPQLTTSVWVGFDDEKTLGRYETGAKAAAPIWLYYMKEAVKDMPVKVFPIPEGVVFARVDPETGGIATGNSYETVIECFKPDFLPKEGGDIVLPEEGSKFLKEDLGL